In a genomic window of Fusarium verticillioides 7600 chromosome 11, whole genome shotgun sequence:
- a CDS encoding hypothetical protein (At least one base has a quality score < 10) — protein MPSSDEASAHQNEAAKASPKRKLPPWLDHFNAHDMKIFLRCWIAIWVMMLLIFIHPSLVEIGQATFLGAILLFAVPPASIVFIYLLAAFSLLLGMCLAWCWGLLTMKAALATRSDVETQVKLQALQQQVGEIVKTTGQTPAWEAQILIHEGFMLDARVTAVYFSMGCLFIYVLARLRCANPKLVLMQIFGTIVTDIFILFGPTLPSFQGDLAAILVKPGAIGIGLGLACCLLLFPQSTSYMVLGQIEKLVRMSNSALSATKRRFADEAIPLAELQGSRAGMIAVFKAGQPALAFLPIDFSRGRWNADDVKGLHQRARKVMFSSLYLLDFQIAQVRGKQKEEEHIKAQEDGRIGPATDKEKYKIGQHHRHENATILSAFQRPEGSEIRSRTRNTLRDTTSDLLEIGPQAINLAADYIHAVNSCRWMGKPSPVQWEELNRNIHDTLARSRQAREACVINTTKGVLEAHAELFDENGRLKSVEGTDRPFLPSMVIAMVIEERILNMAIATEKLLEYILHLSEVRTSHRIWVPSRLQYALAWIFHGQITFPGYDISTEEDPDQMMDGESFDEQTKETKRRLDISRGYKGSSAQRSKIGRIFIATYNWLINPSGMYALRMVAVTIATSIPAVLPSTAGFFYREKGIWAVISAQTVLLVYLADFTFSLIARTIGTLVGGVIGMVAWYIGAGSGVGNPYGMAASTGVMIIPMLWWRLYLPPSFAFATIMGGATFCLVLGFSWDHDHIVQYGLPGKGYEAFWKRVVTVLIGFVAAFVVQLFPSPPSGTTHVCKILANSVRSLSDHYALLISHWGRTDRNQGLGAVAEHISIEVAEILLSVSPSIALLKGELSFGPFDQKVLAQTKEQLQYMNQALGGLLNLASTLPKEMQDRLIRVANILDERSIGDVMAVLGIIEQALRTGSPLPERLPAPLVRRAIDSFYASKSEVLLTTTLVADEDHRRYCVAVTLYLKFLGSIDNLLIVLKTALGERHIIYQWDDVKDIA, from the coding sequence ATGCCTTCCTCTGACGAAGCGTCAGCTCACCAAAATGAAGCCGCCAAGGCATCACCGAAGCGAAAACTCCCACCATGGCTAGACCACTTCAACGCCCACGACATGAAGATCTTTCTTCGATGCTGGATCGCAATCTGGGTCATGatgctcctcatcttcatccaccCCAGCCTCGTCGAAATCGGGCAAGCGACGTTCCTCGGTgccattcttctctttgcagTTCCCCCAGCTAGTATCGTGTTCATCTACCTCCTCGCAGCGTTTTCGCTGCTGCTGGGAATGTGTCTTGCTTGGTGCTGGGGTctcttgacgatgaaggcggCGCTAGCGACTCGCTCTGATGTCGAGACACAGGTTAAGCTTCAGGCGCTGCAGCAACAGGTCGGGGAGATTGTGAAGACAACGGGACAGACGCCGGCGTGGGAGGCGCAAATTTTGATCCATGAGGGTTTTATGCTAGATGCGAGAGTCACGGCTGTGTATTTTAGTATGGGCTGTTTGTTCATCTATGTCTTGGCTCGGCTGCGATGCGCAAATCCGAAGCTTGTCCTCATGCAGATCTTTGGAACGATCGTTAccgacatcttcatccttttTGGCCCGACACTTCCATCATTTCAAGGCGACCTCGCAGCTATTCTCGTCAAGCCTGGAGCCATCGGCATCGGTCTAGGCTTAGCATGTTGcctgcttctcttcccccAGTCAACATCGTACATGGTTCTCGGTCAGATTGAGAAACTAGTCCGCATGTCTAATTCAGCTCTATCAGCGACCAAGAGACGATTTGCCGACGAGGCCATCCCgcttgctgagcttcaagGGAGCAGGGCCGGTATGATTGCTGTCTTCAAAGCCGGGCAGCCAGCTCTCGCGTTTCTGCCGATTGACTTTTCCCGTGGTCGATGGAACGCAGATGATGTCAAGGGTTTGCACCAGCGAGCGCGCAAAGTCATGTTCTCGAGTCTGTATCTCCTGGATTTCCAAATTGCCCAGGTTCGGGGGAagcagaaggaagaggagcataTTAAAGCTCAGGAAGATGGACGGATCGGGCCTGCGACGGACAAAGAGAAATACAAGATTGgacaacatcatcgacatgAAAATGCCACGATTTTGAGTGCTTTCCAAAGGCCTGAAGGCTCTGAGATACGCTCCAGGACGAGAAATACGCTTCGGGATACGACATCGGACCTCCTTGAGATCGGACCCCAAGCTATCAATCTTGCAGCAGATTATATCCATGCTGTCAATTCCTGCCGATGGATGGGAAAGCCTTCGCCTGTACAGTGGGAGGAGCTGAATCGAAACATTCACGATACTTTGGCAAGATCACGTCAAGCAAGGGAAGCATGcgtcatcaacacaacaaaGGGCGTTCTGGAAGCTCACGCAGAATTGTTCGACGAAAATGGCCGCCTCAAATCAGTCGAGGGAACTGATCGACCATTCCTACCAAGCATGGTGATTGCTATGGTTATCGAGGAACGAATTTTGAACATGGCTATTGCAACAGAGAAGCTGCTGGAGTATATACTCCACCTCTCAGAAGTGCGAACGAGCCATCGCATTTGGGTTCCTTCACGGCTCCAATATGCTTTGGCCTGGATATTCCATGGACAAATCACATTCCCAGGCTATGACATCTCAACAGAGGAGGATCCTGATCAAATGATGGATGGTGAAAGTTTCGATGAGCAAACGAAGGAAACGAAGCGAAGACTAGATATCAGCAGAGGATACAAAGGCTCTTCTGCGCAGAGAAGTAAGATTGGTCGCATTTTCATCGCGACGTACAACTGGCTTATCAATCCCTCTGGTATGTATGCTCTGAGAATGGTTGCTGTTACTATTGCGACGTCAATACCGGCGGTCCTTCCAAGTACCGCTGGTTTCTTCTACCGAGAGAAGGGCATCTGGGCTGTTATTAGTGCTCAGACTGTTTTACTAGTGTACCTGGCTGACTTTACGTTTTCGCTAATCGCGCGTACGATTGGAACTCTTGTTGGAGGCGTCATAGGTATGGTGGCTTGGTACATCGGGGCTGGAAGTGGTGTTGGCAATCCATACGGCatggcagcttcaacagGCGTTATGATCATTCCTATGCTGTGGTGGCGTCTCTATCTTCCTCCATCATTCGCGTTTGCTACAATCATGGGTGGAGCTACCTTCTGCCTCGTTCTCGGCTTCAGCTGGGATCACGACCATATAGTCCAGTACGGTCTTCCGGGTAAAGGCTACGAAGCATTCTGGAAACGAGTCGTCACAGTTCTGATCGGCTTCGTCGCTGCATTCGTCGTGCAGTTATTCCCAAGTCCACCATCTGGGACAACACACGTCTGCAAGATTCTCGCAAACTCGGTGCGTAGTCTATCAGATCACTACGCCCTTCTGATTTCTCACTGGGGTCGGACGGATAGAAATCAAGGGCTGGGTGCTGTCGCGGAACATATCTCGATTGAAGTTGCAGAGATATTACTCTCCGTGAGTCCGTCCATCGCGTTGCTGAAAGGCGAATTGAGCTTCGGGCCCTTTGATCAAAAGGTTCTTGCGCAAACGAAGGAACAGCTGCAGTATATGAACCAAGCACTCGGcggtcttctcaacctcgcaTCAACTTTACCAAAAGAGATGCAAGACCGTCTCATTCGCGTTGCGAACATCCTCGATGAGCGATCCATTGGAGATGTCATGGCTGTactcggcatcatcgagcAGGCCCTGCGCACAGGCTCACCTCTACCCGAACGATTACCCGCACCACTAGTCCGACGCGCCATTGATTCATTTTACGCTTCAAAAAGCGAAGTCCTTCTAACAACAACCTTAGTCGCAGACGAAGATCACCGACGATACTGCGTCGCCGTAACGCTTTATCTCAAATTTCTAGGAAGCATCGATAATTTGCTGATTGTTCTCAAGACAGCGCTGGGGGAGAGGCACATCATTTATCAGTGggacgatgtcaaggatATCGCGTGA